A genomic window from Bdellovibrio sp. SKB1291214 includes:
- a CDS encoding chalcone isomerase family protein — protein sequence MKTIIITLISILTLNANAALLKTEAHTSKLENVALSSTASTNIDGEDVKLTHVGAGLRAKKVVFVNVKVYVGELFTSDPTKFKKSDALTSVKDQKAIAVQLHFLRDVDAENVQKSFKEALTANSVNIEDASIKQFLDAVNKGGEAKQGKSLTILGSRLKDGSEKISYETTSGTVTEVKGSAGLVEKVFSIWLGKPSDNGVADLKKSILKD from the coding sequence ATGAAAACAATCATAATTACTCTTATTTCAATCCTGACTCTGAACGCCAACGCAGCTCTTTTAAAAACAGAGGCGCATACTAGCAAATTAGAAAACGTCGCTCTTTCTTCAACAGCTTCAACAAATATTGATGGAGAAGATGTAAAGCTAACTCATGTGGGAGCAGGTCTTCGCGCTAAAAAAGTGGTCTTTGTGAATGTTAAAGTTTATGTTGGAGAGCTTTTTACATCGGATCCTACCAAATTTAAAAAATCAGATGCCTTAACCTCAGTGAAGGACCAAAAAGCAATTGCAGTGCAACTTCATTTCCTCCGCGATGTTGATGCCGAAAACGTACAGAAGTCTTTCAAAGAAGCTCTTACAGCGAATTCCGTCAATATTGAGGACGCGTCTATCAAACAATTCTTGGATGCTGTCAACAAAGGTGGCGAAGCAAAACAGGGTAAATCTCTGACAATCCTGGGCTCCCGCCTGAAAGATGGATCTGAAAAAATTTCCTATGAAACAACTTCGGGAACAGTGACTGAAGTTAAAGGTTCGGCGGGGCTGGTTGAAAAAGTCTTTTCAATTTGGCTGGGCAAGCCCTCGGACAATGGCGTGGCTGACCTTAAAAAATCAATCCTAAAAGACTAG